AGGTGAGCCCGACTCTGCAGCCTTCATCACTGTCTGGCCCGCTTGGGTGCGTGCGTACAGGACCTGCCTGCCTGCGCGGTGGGCGCTGACCAGTCCGGCGTTCCGCAGGGCGGTGAGGTGCTGGGAGGTGCCGCCGGGGGTCAGGCCGGTGCGGCGGGCGAGTTCGGTGGTGGATGCGGGGGCGGTCAGCTCGGTCAGGATCATCGCGCGGGAGCGGCCCAGCACCCCCGCCAGGGCGTTGGGGACGGTCGCGGGCCGAGTGTGCCAAAGCGTGCCGACGGCGCGGGGTGGATAGCGCAGGGAGGGTTGCCACGGTTCGTTGAGCACGGAGAAGACGCGTGGCCAGACGAAGGCGGAGGGCACCAGCAGCAGGCCCCGGCCGTCGAGCCGACGCGCTCCGCGCACGGTGCGGTGTTCCAGGTGCAGGGTGCCTCGAGCCCAGTGGACCTGCGGGTCGAGGTCGGTGAACAGGTGCTGCGCGCCGCCGGCGACCAGGCGGCCGGCGCGGTAGCGGATGTCGCCCTCCAGCAGGGTGAGGATGCGCGACCAGTACGGGGCCAGCGCCAGCTCCCAGTACGCCTCGATCGTCTCTGTCAGCCGCGCGAGCTCGGCGGCCGGATTGCCGCGCAGAGCCGCCATCCGCGCTTCCGGCACCTCGGCCGTGGTGTGCAGAAGCGCCGGCGGCATGGCCCGCACCGTGGCCAGTTCAATGTCCAGCGACGGCAGCGGCGTCGTGGGCGGCGGGCAGATGAACGCCGGGATGCGGCCGGCCCAGGGCAAGCGCTCGGGCATCGGGACGAGGTCGAACAGCGGGCTCAGGTCGAGGCCGGCCGCCGCCAGCCGCGGGCGTACCTGGTCTGCCCAGGTGCGGTGCAGGCCGTGTGAGTCCGCACCCTTGAGTACCCGGACGCTTGCCACCACCTCCCACAGTGGGGAGATCGCGAAACGGGTGCGGGCCACGTCCTCCATGGCGAATTCGATCTCGATCATTTAGCTCAGCGTAAATCTCTATGGGGAGCCGCGCAGCGTCCCTCACCGTACGCCTCATGAACGAAGTCCCAGATTCCCCGTGGCGCATGGGCGCCTTCCGCACGCTCTTTGCCGCAAGCGCCCTCAGTCACCTCGGAAGCAACATCGGTTATGTGGCGATACCGCTGCTCGCCGTGACCACGCTCGACGCCGGCCCCGGCCAGGCCGGTGCGCTGGCTGCGCTGTCCACGGCCGCCTTCCTGCTCATTGGGCTGCCCGCGGGCGCGTGGGTGGACCGCTTGCCCGGGCGCCGCCTGCTGGTGGCCGCCGACGCCGCTCGTGCGGTGTTGCTCGCCTCGATTCCGTTCGCCTGGTGGCTGGGCGTGCTCTCGCTGCCGCAGCTGTACGCAGTGGTGCTGCTGACCGGCTGTGCCACCGTGTTCTTCGACGTCGGCTCGCAGAGCGTCCTGCCCGAACTGGTCGGCCGCGAGCGCCTGGTGCCGGCGAACGCCGCCATCGTCAGCCTGATGGCCGGCGCCAACATCGCCGGCCGCGGCACCGGCGGCTTCATGGTCCAACTCCTCACGGCTCCCCTGGCGATTCTCGGCGGCGCCCTCGCCTACCTCGCCTCCGCCTGCGGCCTCACCGGTATCGCCCGCCACCCCGCTCGCACGGAGCCCTCGACCGCCAGGCGACGGCTACGGGCCGAGATCATGGAAGGGCTGCGCCACGTCCTCGGCACCCGCGAGCTGCGGCCCCTGGCGCTCACCGCGGCCCTCACCAACCTCGGCGCACAGATGATCAACGCCATGCTGCCGGTGCTGTTCACTCGTGAACTGCACCTGCCCGCCGGGGCACTCGGCCTGTACTGGGCAGCCGGCGGCCTGGGCATCCTGCTCGGTGCCCGCCTTGCCCACCCTCTTGCCGCCCGCCTGGGCCACGGCCGCACCCTGGCCCTGGCCGGGCTGTGGTTCGCACCCGCCGCGCCGGCCATTGCACTGGTCGACGCCGGTCCGTTGCTGTGGGTGGCCGGCGCCGGGTGGCTGGCCGCCATGACCAAGACGGGCATCGACAACGTCCTCGGCGTCACCTTGCGCCAGCACCTGACCCCGGACCCGCTGCTCGGCCGTATGAACGCCACCTTCCGCTTCCTGCTCACCGGGGCCCTGGCCATCGGCTCCGCTCTGGGCGGCCTCATCGGTGAGGCCGCGAACGTACGCATCGTCGTGTGGGCAGGCGCGGTGTGCCTGGCCGGCGCCTTCCTCCCGGTCTTCTACTCCCCCATCCGTGCACTCCGAGAGCTGCCGGCAACTCCGGCGCCGCCCCACCGGGCATCAGCGACGTCCGCCACCGAAGCGTGAACCAGGCGCCGCCGGCGCGCCCATTTCGTGGGCCGACCACCTTGTTCAACCGGGCCGGGACAAGCACTCAGGGGCTTCCCAATGGATAAGTCAAGCCGTGTGTGGGCCGTCATAAACCCCGTTGAGACCGTTCGTGATCTCTCCTAGGTTGGCCCGCGTGACGATCGAGGTGCCCTACCAGCCGCTTCCGATTCACCAGTCAGATGTGCGCTACGCCCGTGGCCCCGACTCCGGCGTGCAGCCCGGCGTGCCCTCCGGCGTGACGATTGAGTTCGACTGGAACGACAGCGCGATCTACCCGGGAACGTCACGGAAGTTCTGGGTCCATCTGCCCGCGCAGTACGACCCCGCCGAGCCGGCGTCGCTGATGGTGTTCCAGGACGGATGGTGGTACCTGGACCCTGAGGGGGAGGTCCGCGGTGCGATCGTCCTGGACAACCTCATGCACCGGGGTGACATCCCGGTCACCATCGGCGTGTTCGTCGACCCGGGTGTCTTCCCCGACGCCGAGAACCCGAAGAACCGCAATATCGAGTACGACGCCTACGACGATCGATACGTCAGCTTTCTCCTGACAGAGATCATCCCTGAGGTCACGAAGCACTACTCGATTGCCGAGGACCCCGACCGGTGGGGCATCTGTGGTGGCAGTAGCGGCGGGAACTGCGCCTTTACCGCGGCGTGGCTGCGCCCGGACAAATTCCGCCGGGTGATCGGGTACTTGTCCAGCTTCACGCAGATGCCGGGCGGCAACCCATACCCTGAACTCATCCCCCGCGTCCCTCGCAAGCCGCTGCGCATCTTCATGCAAGCGGGCCATCGTGACCTGCGCTGGAACGCGCCCGAGGCAAACTGGCTCGCCAACAACCTGCGCGTCGCGGCCGCGCTCGCAGAAGCCGGCTACGACTTCCGCCTTGTCCTGGGCGATGGCGGCCACAGCCCCAACCACGGCGGGGTCCTGCTGCCCGATGCCCTGCGCTGGTTGTGGCGGTCGGACGATCACCCGGACTAACCGGTGGGCTGAGGCGCAGCGACTTCGTACAGGCGGCCGTCCCGGATCAGGGCCCACAAGACGTTGACTCTGCGTCTGGCGAGGGAGATTACGGCCTGGGAGTGGCGTTTGCCCTCGGCGCGCTTGCGGTCGTAATACGTCCGGGAGTTGGGGTCGTAGCGCACACTCATCAAGGCGGACATGTAAAAGACGCGCTGGAGACCCCGGTGGCAGTGGCGGGGCCGGTACAGGTTGCCGTTCCTCTTCCCGGAATCGTGCGGTGCCGGAGCCAGGCCGGCGAAGGCGGCGAGTCGGTCTGGGCTGGCGAAGGCCGCGAGGTCGTTGCCGATCGCGGCGAGGAACTCGGCACCCAGCAGCGGGCCGATGCCGGGCATGCTGGCCACGATCTCGGCGAGCTCTTGATGATTGTCGAGTGGATGTTCACCGTCCCACACAGCAAGGTCATAGCTCACAGCCGAATCGTCGCAGGTGACGTTCGATCGCAACCAGCAGGTCCTGTCGCCCAGCGAGGCGAACCGACGAAATGCGGCTCGTGGGTGACGGAATGCACAGGCAGGTCAGTCAGCCGGACGGTCGCCGCGTGTTCGACGGCGCTCGCGCGGGCAGCCGTCTGGATCTCGCCCCGCCTGGACGACGATGGCGACTGAAGAGGCAAGCAAGCTCACGTGAGCTGTTGCCGCTGCGATGCCCGATGAGTAATGCCGCCATGCCGGGTCTACAGCACAGTTGAACGAGTCTGGATCGAACCCACAGGAGGCCGTAGTGTCCGCATCAGTGCTCGACATGTCGATGTCAGTCGACGGATATATCGCCGATCCAAACGATTTTCTGGGCGGCGACGATGGCGAACGACTGCACAAGTGGGCCGGCCCGCAGGACGAGTCCGGCCCGCCGTCCGGGCCGGCCGCGCACTTCCAGGACGAATGGAACACAGCCGGTGCGGTGCTCGCGGGACGACGCACTGCCGAGCTCATGGATCACTGGGGCGGTGATCACGGTGGTCTCCCGATCTTCGTGCCCAGTCACCGCCCGCCCGGCCCCGCCGCCCGTTGGGGCTATCCGTTGGTGACCTACGTGACCGACGGGATCGAAAGCGCGATGGCACAGGCCAAGGCCGCCGCCGGGGACAAGGACGTGCAGGTGCGTGGCGCGTACACGGCGCAACGGGCGCTTGAGGCCGGGGTGCTGGATGAGGTGCAGATCCATCAGATCCCGGTGCTGCTCGGTGATGGCCGTCGCCTGTTCGACGTCCTGCCGTCGCGGATCGAGTTGGAGATCATCCGGGTGATCGACACGCCGGAGGCCACTCACATCCGCTACCGCGTCCTTCGCTGAGCCGGTCGACCAGCACCTTCTTGGTTGTGGTGGGCCGAGGTACGTTGTCGCACCGGGTCACGGGCAAGTCCTCAGCAGGGAGAGGATCACCGTCGAGAGGGCGAGCACGTGCTCCACCCGATGGTGGAGCGTCCCGCTGCCCCGGGCCGGCATGAGCACACCCGGTTCGATCGTCAGGTCGGCCAGTTCCTCGCCGAGCTCCCTGAGCCCGCGCCGCGGCGGCATGTCGCCGTAGCGCATGTCGTGCCACCGGCTGAAGACCCGACTCGGCATGTTGTCGAGGGCCTGCTCGATGCGCTCTTCCGCGACGGCGTGACGTGTGACCTGGTTGATCGTCATGCCGGCCATCACTGGCAGTGACCACCGACAGCGCAGCCCCCTCGTCAACGGGCGGCTCGTCGGTCAGCTGCTGGTGTCGCGGACGCACTCGAGCTGGATGCGGGCGGCCGACCCGCCCCCGTTCCCGGATTGCCTCGCTCCGGGACGTGTCACGGACCCCACTTTGGATACGCGGTCCCCGCAGCACCACAAACCGCCCCGGACCGCCCCGCACGGCCCCGCACGGCCCCGGACCGCCCCGGACCGCCCCGGAAGGGACCAGAACATGGGCAGTGAACACGGCCCCCGGTCATCGCCCCACCGATCGGACACGACGCTGCGCGTCAACGGCAAGCCGCACACCCTGGCCGTGGACCACCGGCGTGTGCTGCTGGACGTGCTGCGCGAGGATCTCGACCTCACCGGAGCGAAGAAAGGCTGCGACCACGGTCAGTGCGGCGCGTGCACGGTCCTCGTCGACGGGCGGCGCGTCAACAGCTGTCTGCTGCTCGCCGTCGCCCTGGACGGCAGCGACGTCACGACCGTCGAGGGCCTGTCCGGCGACGGCGAGGATCCTCATCCGCTCCAGCAGGCCTTCCTGGATCGCGACGCCTTCCAGTGCGGGTACTGCACACCCGGCCAGATCTGCTCGGCGGTGGGCGCGCTCGCCGAGGCGCAGTCGGGCCATCCCTCGCACGTCACGGATCCCGCGGCGCCCTCCGGACGGCCCGTCGCACTGGACCGGGACGAGATCCGCGAGCGGCTCAGCGGCAATCTCTGCCGTTGCGGCGCGTATCCGCGCATCGTCGACGCTGTAGCGGACGTGAGCGGGGCGAGCAGCGCATGACGAGGCCGGCGGCCCGAGCGCACGACCGGGGCAACCAGAGGACGTGATCCCGTGGAAACCTTCGCCTATGTACGGGCCGGCAGCCTGGCGGAGGCGGCCGAAGCCTTCGCCGCCCACCCGGGAGCACGCTATCTGGGCGGCGGCACCAACCTCGTCGACCTGATGAAGCTCGGCGTGGAACGGCCGACCGCCCTCGTCGACGTCACCCGGCTCCCGCTCGACGAGGTGACGGAGCTGCCGGACGGGTCGCTGCGCATCGGCGCTCTGGTGCGCAACAGCGACCTCGCGGCGCACCCGCGCGTACGCGACCGCTACCCGGTCCTCTCCCAGGCGGTGCTCGCGGGCGCCTCGGGCCAGCTGCGCAACGCCGCCACGACCGGCGGGAACCTGCTGCAGCGCACCCGCTGCCCCTACTTCCAGGACCTCTCCAAGCCGTGTAACAAGCGGGAGCCGGGCAGCGGCTGCGCCGCCCGGGACGGCGTGCACCGCGACCACGCGGTCCTCGGGCAGTCCGAGCACTGCATCGCCACCCAGCCGTCCGACATGGCCGTGGCGCTGGACGCCGAGGTCGAGCTGTACGGCACGGCGGGCGTGCGCCGGGTGGCGGCGGCCGAGTTCCACCGGCTGCCCGGGACGCAACCGGAACGGGACACCGTGATCGAACCTGGCGAGCTCGTCACAGCCGTCCTGCTGCCCGCCGCCACGGCCGGGCTGCCGTCCGCGTACCGCAAGGCGCGCGACCGGGCCTCGTACGCCTTCGCGCTGGCCTCCGTCGCCGTGGTCCTGGAGGTCGCCGGGGGCGTCGTCGCACACGTGGGGATCGCCTTCGGGGCGCTGGCCCACCGCCCGTGGCGGGCCAGGCGGGCCGAGGAGGCACTGCTGGGCGCGGCTCCCACCCGCGCGGCCTTCGAGCGCGCCGCCGAACTGGAACTGTCCGAGGCCCGGCCGCTGCGCGACAACGCGTACAAGGTGCCGCTGGCCCGCAACCTCGCCGTGGACGTCCTCACGCGACTCGTACCGCAGGTGACCGGCTCGCAGAGGCCCGTGCCGCACGAGCCCGGGCGCGGCGGACCCGGACCGCATGGGGAGGACTCATGACCGCCGTGGGCGCTCCCGCCGAGCGCAGGGAGGGCCGGGAGAAGGTCACCGGAACTGCCCGCTACGCCGCCGAACAGCCCCTTCCCGGGCGGCTGTTCGCCCGACCCGTCCCGGCGGCGATCGTGCGGGGCCGGGTGACGGACGTCGACGACTCGGCGGCGATTGCGCTGCCCGGCGTCGTCACCGTGCTCACCCACCGCAATGCTCCCCGCCTCGCCTCGGCGGACGACGCCACACTCGCCGTGCTCCAGGATCCCGAGGTGCCGAACCGGGGCTGGTTCGTCGCCCTGGTGGTGGCCGACAGCCTGGAGGCGGCCCGGGCCGGCGCCGCCGCCGTACGGGTCACCTTCGCCGAGGAGACGCACGACGTCACGCTCACCGCCACGCACCCGCAGGCGTACGTCCCCGAGAAAGTCGCCGGGACGCATCCCGGCGCACGGGAGCTGGGCGACCCCGACGGCGCGTTCGCCGACGCGGACGTGTGGGTCGACGTCGGCTACCGGGTGCCGCCCCTGCACAACCACCCCATGGAACCGCACGCCAGCACCGCGCACTGGGACGGCGAACGGCTCACTGTGCACACATCGAGCCAGGGCACCACGGCCGTGCGTGGCGTGCTCTGCACGATGTTCGGGCTGGCGAACGAGCGGGTCACGGTCCTCGCCGAGCATGTCGGCGGTGGCTTCGGGTCCAAGGGCACGCCCCGGCCGGACGTGGTGCTCGCCGCGATGGCCACCCGGCACACCGGACGTCCGGTGACCGTGGTCCTCCCCCGCCGCATGCTGCCCACCTCCGTCGGTCATCGGGCGCCCACGCTGCACCGGCTGCGCCTGGGCGCGGGCTCCGACGGCCGGCTGACGTCGCTCGTGCACGAGGTGACCACGTACACGTCCCGCATCAAGGAGTACGTCGAGTCCGCGGGCATCCCGGCCCGTGTCATGTACGCCTGCCCGAACCTGCGCAGTCGGCATCACGTGGTCCGGCTCGACGTGCCGACGCCGTCCTGGATGCGGGCGCCCGGTCACGCGTCGGGCATGTACGGCCTGGAGTCGGCGATGGACGAGCTGGCCGAGGCGCTCGGGATGGACCCGGTCCAGGTGCGGATCCGCAACGAACCGGAGACCGAGCCGGACAGCGGCAAGCCGTTCAGCAGCCGGCATCTCGTCGAGTGCCTGCAGGAGGGCGCCCGCCGGTTCGGGTGGTCCGAGCGCGACCCCCGCCCCAGGGCGCGCGCCGCCGGGCCGCTCCTGCTCGGGACGGGCGTGGCCGCCTCCACGTACCCGGTGCAGGTGTATCCGTCACAGGCCGCCGCGCGTGCCCTGCCGGACGGGTCCTACCTCGTCGAGGTGAACGCCGCGGACATCGGCACGGGCGCCCGTACGGTCCTTGCGCAGGTCGCGGCGGACGCCTTGGAGGTGCCCCTGGAGCGGGTGCGGATCCGGGTGGGCAGCAGTGATCTGCCGGCGGCTCCGCTGGCGGGCGACTCGTCCGGGACCGCCTCCTGGGGCTGGGCGGTGCACGAGGCCTGCACCCGGCTCGCGGCCCAGCTGGCGGAACGTCAGGGGCCATTGCCCGACGAAGGGTTGGAGGCTCTCGCCGACACCAAGGGGACGGCCGACGCCGAAAGCCCCTTCGCCCGGCACGCGTTCGGCGCGCACTTCGCGGAGGTCTCCGTGGATACGGTGACCGGAGAGGTGCGGGTGCGCCGGC
The window above is part of the Streptomyces sp. NBC_00425 genome. Proteins encoded here:
- a CDS encoding alpha/beta hydrolase — protein: MTIEVPYQPLPIHQSDVRYARGPDSGVQPGVPSGVTIEFDWNDSAIYPGTSRKFWVHLPAQYDPAEPASLMVFQDGWWYLDPEGEVRGAIVLDNLMHRGDIPVTIGVFVDPGVFPDAENPKNRNIEYDAYDDRYVSFLLTEIIPEVTKHYSIAEDPDRWGICGGSSGGNCAFTAAWLRPDKFRRVIGYLSSFTQMPGGNPYPELIPRVPRKPLRIFMQAGHRDLRWNAPEANWLANNLRVAAALAEAGYDFRLVLGDGGHSPNHGGVLLPDALRWLWRSDDHPD
- a CDS encoding MFS transporter translates to MNEVPDSPWRMGAFRTLFAASALSHLGSNIGYVAIPLLAVTTLDAGPGQAGALAALSTAAFLLIGLPAGAWVDRLPGRRLLVAADAARAVLLASIPFAWWLGVLSLPQLYAVVLLTGCATVFFDVGSQSVLPELVGRERLVPANAAIVSLMAGANIAGRGTGGFMVQLLTAPLAILGGALAYLASACGLTGIARHPARTEPSTARRRLRAEIMEGLRHVLGTRELRPLALTAALTNLGAQMINAMLPVLFTRELHLPAGALGLYWAAGGLGILLGARLAHPLAARLGHGRTLALAGLWFAPAAPAIALVDAGPLLWVAGAGWLAAMTKTGIDNVLGVTLRQHLTPDPLLGRMNATFRFLLTGALAIGSALGGLIGEAANVRIVVWAGAVCLAGAFLPVFYSPIRALRELPATPAPPHRASATSATEA
- a CDS encoding ArsR/SmtB family transcription factor is translated as MIEIEFAMEDVARTRFAISPLWEVVASVRVLKGADSHGLHRTWADQVRPRLAAAGLDLSPLFDLVPMPERLPWAGRIPAFICPPPTTPLPSLDIELATVRAMPPALLHTTAEVPEARMAALRGNPAAELARLTETIEAYWELALAPYWSRILTLLEGDIRYRAGRLVAGGAQHLFTDLDPQVHWARGTLHLEHRTVRGARRLDGRGLLLVPSAFVWPRVFSVLNEPWQPSLRYPPRAVGTLWHTRPATVPNALAGVLGRSRAMILTELTAPASTTELARRTGLTPGGTSQHLTALRNAGLVSAHRAGRQVLYARTQAGQTVMKAAESGSPPSAAATQTQHSQAVSEHGGTNHDAQPGRLKRSGAN
- a CDS encoding xanthine dehydrogenase family protein molybdopterin-binding subunit, producing MTAVGAPAERREGREKVTGTARYAAEQPLPGRLFARPVPAAIVRGRVTDVDDSAAIALPGVVTVLTHRNAPRLASADDATLAVLQDPEVPNRGWFVALVVADSLEAARAGAAAVRVTFAEETHDVTLTATHPQAYVPEKVAGTHPGARELGDPDGAFADADVWVDVGYRVPPLHNHPMEPHASTAHWDGERLTVHTSSQGTTAVRGVLCTMFGLANERVTVLAEHVGGGFGSKGTPRPDVVLAAMATRHTGRPVTVVLPRRMLPTSVGHRAPTLHRLRLGAGSDGRLTSLVHEVTTYTSRIKEYVESAGIPARVMYACPNLRSRHHVVRLDVPTPSWMRAPGHASGMYGLESAMDELAEALGMDPVQVRIRNEPETEPDSGKPFSSRHLVECLQEGARRFGWSERDPRPRARAAGPLLLGTGVAASTYPVQVYPSQAAARALPDGSYLVEVNAADIGTGARTVLAQVAADALEVPLERVRIRVGSSDLPAAPLAGDSSGTASWGWAVHEACTRLAAQLAERQGPLPDEGLEALADTKGTADAESPFARHAFGAHFAEVSVDTVTGEVRVRRLLGVYAAGRILNSRTARSQFVGGMTMGLGMALTEGSTLDPAFGDFVESDLAAYHVPAHADVPDIEAHWIDEDDPHLNPLGSKGIGEIGIVGTAAAIGNAVHHATGVRFREPPLTPDRVLTGLLEARQHPAPAR
- a CDS encoding (2Fe-2S)-binding protein produces the protein MGSEHGPRSSPHRSDTTLRVNGKPHTLAVDHRRVLLDVLREDLDLTGAKKGCDHGQCGACTVLVDGRRVNSCLLLAVALDGSDVTTVEGLSGDGEDPHPLQQAFLDRDAFQCGYCTPGQICSAVGALAEAQSGHPSHVTDPAAPSGRPVALDRDEIRERLSGNLCRCGAYPRIVDAVADVSGASSA
- a CDS encoding FAD binding domain-containing protein yields the protein METFAYVRAGSLAEAAEAFAAHPGARYLGGGTNLVDLMKLGVERPTALVDVTRLPLDEVTELPDGSLRIGALVRNSDLAAHPRVRDRYPVLSQAVLAGASGQLRNAATTGGNLLQRTRCPYFQDLSKPCNKREPGSGCAARDGVHRDHAVLGQSEHCIATQPSDMAVALDAEVELYGTAGVRRVAAAEFHRLPGTQPERDTVIEPGELVTAVLLPAATAGLPSAYRKARDRASYAFALASVAVVLEVAGGVVAHVGIAFGALAHRPWRARRAEEALLGAAPTRAAFERAAELELSEARPLRDNAYKVPLARNLAVDVLTRLVPQVTGSQRPVPHEPGRGGPGPHGEDS
- a CDS encoding dihydrofolate reductase family protein, yielding MSASVLDMSMSVDGYIADPNDFLGGDDGERLHKWAGPQDESGPPSGPAAHFQDEWNTAGAVLAGRRTAELMDHWGGDHGGLPIFVPSHRPPGPAARWGYPLVTYVTDGIESAMAQAKAAAGDKDVQVRGAYTAQRALEAGVLDEVQIHQIPVLLGDGRRLFDVLPSRIELEIIRVIDTPEATHIRYRVLR